A segment of the Xenopus tropicalis strain Nigerian chromosome 6, UCB_Xtro_10.0, whole genome shotgun sequence genome:
ACCACATGATCATTTACACAATGGGGTATAAGTATATAGTATACTACCTGCCTCAGAGTTCACCCAATTTCTAAAAGGATGacaatatgtaaaaataattaaaaacacacaGTAGTGACCTTAAACTGTTAGATCCACTGGGACATGGACTGAGGTGAattatatataatctctgtacagcactgcagaatgtgggcactatataaaaaatattattattatatactgcATTATCCcccctcattaaaaaaaaacaatactaagGCAAATCATGAGAGAAACCCAACTACCATTGGCAGGATTAatctttaaggaaaactataccccccaacaaTGCATAAACAGCtcaaccctgcttcatataaataaaccattatcataaatatatactatttagtcaggtatgggacccgttatccagaatgctcggaacctggggtttttcggataaggggtctttccataatttggttctgcataccttaagtctgctaaataaattatttaaacagtaattaaacacaataagattattttggctccactaaggattaattatattaattatattttagttgggagtacaaggtactgtttaattattggagaaaaaaaggaaatcattttaaaaaaatgtgaattatttgattaaaatggagtctatgggagatgacccttacgtaatttggaactttctggataataggtttccagctaaggggtccaatacctgtagtatgtaCTGTTGAGCAATCAAAAATAccaaatttacattttaacaaaTTAGGTTtgtgggatcataggattcacagtgcacacaaaccaagggcacacatatatgttaggtcACATAGTTATAGTTAGAGCAGCATTATTTCTAGTAAAATGATCTCTGATGTATTCATTTtggggtatacttttcctttaattagagATTGCAGATATAGCAGCAGGTTGTACAGTCACACAGAACTGTTTGTACAGTCCCCATGGGACACAATGCCCTAAATGCAAGCCAAAACAAATACCTGGCTCTGCTtaaaggtaatggcacacagggcatttatTACTCATGTGAACAGATAAAacacttatttctttttttaatacatttctgcttttaaaaatcaaaaatatttcaAGTACATTCATCAGCAAAGTGATTGGTTCATTTAGGGTGAAATTCTGCTGGAAATGCCAAGAAGAGTTAGTTCTTTGTTCAGTGATAAACACGCTGGtgtaaataccccccccccccacacacacacacatacatattaaaCTTACCGGTTTTTCAGTAGCCGTAACTCCCTTTTTCGGGTAACTTCTTCAGCCATGATCTGAGGGTTATGCAGGTTGTTTGTACTTGGAGACACAACAACTCCTTGGGGCAAAGAAGAAGCCGGGGTGCGGATCTGATACACAGGCATGTCTCCCGTGGCTGCTGAAATAATGATTGCCATTATCAACCAGTATGTTCTGGTATAATTATTATCCTTACTTATACCCCTGTAGCCTTACTAATATACCTGTGGCCTCTAGCAGTTGTAGTCTGAAGTTTATTCATTTCAGAATAGCAAACAGCAATTTGATTTGAACTGTCACATACAAgttagaaaaacaaaagcaaatatctgattggttgctatgggcaatatcactggtgatgtcggcttacacactataataaatatgccccttagtgttcagcaGACAGGCATTACTGGGGGCTTAAAACATCACTGGCCATAGGTCTAAAAATCTGCTCCACTATTATAAATCAAAAGGATTATAAATGATTTGATAGAGAGAAAGAAAGCTGATGTATATATTCACTAAAGCCACTAGCCAATAAGGAATTCAAAAGGTTTTAGATGGGCCAATCAAAAAACAGAGGTGTAATATCCAACCGGAATGATTGGAAGCTGGAATGCCATATtctagagatttctggataactgggTTCCAGGTCCAATAATGTTCTATGGTTTCATTAACCAGGTGGTTTGAAAGGAGTAAGCATTTTTTCTCTATAACAACTTTGGTCTATTTTAATGTTATTGAATAACTGCCTTGTTCTTCAATAATAACACTGTTATCTGGTTAGGGGTCAAGCTGTGACAATGACATCACCAATATGACATCAGCTTGATACAGGATCAGACAGCTTTGTAAGGGAACTATGGGATCAGCACAATGACATCAGAAATGACAAGAGCAATGACATCAGctctatatataaacacaaagcAAGACCTGTGTAATTACTGCACAATCCCAATTACAAGGTCACTAGAGGTTGAAATCTTGTACAGCCCTGCACTTCATAAACTATCCAACAGTGCAAAGTACCCTGGGTTAGTACTTGTTCTAGGAAACATCATGTACAAGAGACAAAGAGACTCTGCTTTGGAAGAAACTACATTTTTTGCCAAGCAGCACTGTCCAGCACATTGTGATctataaggcctatggcacacaaggTAGTTGAACTCCCTGTTTATAATAACTTCCAATTCAACTAAAAGGCTTGGTCTGGGGTAGCCACTGGTTATGGCTGGCTTACTTGCTTCAGAGGCTATTACAAACACCTTCTGCACCCACAATCCTTTCTTAGAGGCTACtatcccacttctactataggctctatctcttcctactatacctgctatcccacagccccagtcccttcccagaggctattatccccccactgctactataggcaccatctctccctactatacctgctatcccacagccccagtcccttcccagaggctattatccccccactgctactataggcaccatctctccctactatacctgctatcccacagccccagtcccttcccagaggctattatccccccccactgctactataggcaccatctctccctactatacctgctatcccacagccccagtcccttcccagaggctattatccccccccactgctactataggcaccatctctccctactatacctgctatcccacagccacagtcccttcccagaggctattatccccccactgctactataggcaccatctctccctactatacctgctatcccacagccccagtcccttcccagaggctattatccccccactgtctgctactataggcaccatctctccctactatacctgctatcccacagccccagtcccttcccagaggctattatccccccactgtctgctactataggcaccatctctccctactatacctgctatcccacagccacagtcccttcccagaggctattatcccccactgctactataggcaccatctctccctactatacctgctatcccacaaccccagtcccttcccagaggctattatccccccactgctactataggcaccatctctccctactaaaccttctatcccacaaccacagtcccttccccactatagcaggggtccccaaccttttaaaaccgcaagccacatttaaatagaaaaagtgttggggagcaacacaagcataaataaggttcctgggggtagcaAAAAGAGCTAAAATGAATAGCCCCTATgggggctggcagcctacagaaggctctgtttggcattatacttgttttttattaaaacaaaactccttgccagaaattcaaaaatgtgcacctgctttgaggcccctgggagcaacatccaagggttggtgggcaacgtgttgctcattagtcactggttggggatcactgcactatagTTTTTAACCTGTCAGTATAAGGCACAGAAGGTAATTTTAAGCGATTTTCAGCCATCTGAAAATTGCCTTGAGTGCCATTATACTGAGATTGGAAGAGATAAGGAAGCAAACAGATGTACTAAACCACTAAATAAACTGCATGTATGAAATGTGACAGAAAATATAAAGAACACGTGAGGCTTGTGTAAACAATGATGGCATTATAATAAATGGGAACAGTGTCTCTTTCATCCGGCTTCACTTGTCAGCAAGATTGGCTCGATAGAGAACCTATATTTTGGGTTTCACTTTTTCACTGACCTGATAGTTACTTTAACTGCAGTAAACTATTTTAGGCATGTTTATGACAGTGCACACGTCAGCGTGACATATAAAGGTGGCCTTTGACAAACATGAATAAACTGGATTAACAGCCCTGCTCGTGTTAAAGAAGAATTCAGTTTTTTCACACTTTCAAGGAATTTTGAAACCACAATATAATACAAGATGTGCAATAACTGGAGCTTGCCCccagaaatgttattttaaaaacaagAGAAGGGGAGGTaatgccaaaaataaaatgttctatttCACTGATTTCAATTATGtcattttaattaatattgtaAACAGTGTTTATAGGTCACGTTCTACGCTATGCACTGCCGGCTCTGACACACTGACAAACGGGCCTATGAAGAAGCATGCATGGCACTGTTTGAACAAGATTCTTAACAGAAggagagctggcttctgctatTTTATTTCAGTAATCTCAACCAGCAGCAAGTACAGAGAATCACAGGGGACTAACAACGCTTTCAGTAACAATTTTACAGGGGGCATTTGGCACAATTACATATACATGTCTGGGCTTAAGCAACAATTCTGGGAGGCCCTGCAGATCAGCTATTGTAAATAGGAAGAATGAGAGAAAGTTCAGAAACTCAGAGGTTCAGTAACTAAGCACAGCAGTTTCTATAGCAGATGTggtaataatagcctctgggaagtgactgtgggatagcaggtatagtagggagagatggtgcctatagtagcagtgggataatagcctctgggaagggactggggctgtgggatagcaggtatagtagggagaggtggtgcctatagtagcagtgggataatagcctctgggaagggactgtggctgtgggatagcaggtatagtagggagagatggtgcctatagtagcagtggggggataatagcctctgggaagggactgtggctgtgggatagcaggtatagtagggagagatggtgcctatagtagcagtgggataatagcctctgggaagggactggggctgtgggatagcaggtatagtagggagagatggtgcctatagtagcagtgggggataatagcctctgggaagtgactgtggcatagcaggtatagtaggatgagatggtgcctatagtagcagtggggggataatagcctctgggaagggactggggctgtgggatagcaggtatagtagggagagatggtgcctatagtagcagtggcaggataatagcctctgggaagggactgtggttgtgggatagcaggtatagtaggaagagatggtgcctatagtagaagtggcgggataatagcctctgggaagggactggggctgtgggatagcaggtatagtagggagagatggtgcctatagtagcagtggggggataatagcctctgggaagggactggggctgtgggatagcaggtatagtagggagagatggtgtctatagtagcagtggggataatagcctctgggaagggactggggctgtgggatagcaggtatagtagggagagatggtgcctatagtagcagtgggggggataatagcctctgggaagggactggggctgagggatagtagggagagatg
Coding sequences within it:
- the crem gene encoding cAMP-responsive element modulator isoform X3 translates to MPVYQIRTPASSLPQGVVVSPSTNNLHNPQIMAEEVTRKRELRLLKNREAARECRKKKKEYVKCLENRVAVLENQNKTLIEELKALKDLYCHKTD
- the crem gene encoding cAMP-responsive element modulator isoform X1 produces the protein MWAATGDMPVYQIRTPASSLPQGVVVSPSTNNLHNPQIMAEEVTRKRELRLLKNREAARECRKKKKEYVKCLENRVAVLENQNKTLIEELKALKDLYCHKTD
- the crem gene encoding cAMP-responsive element modulator isoform X2, with amino-acid sequence MWATGDMPVYQIRTPASSLPQGVVVSPSTNNLHNPQIMAEEVTRKRELRLLKNREAARECRKKKKEYVKCLENRVAVLENQNKTLIEELKALKDLYCHKTD